TGAAGCGCTCCTCCCTCATCCCGCCTCCTCCCGGATACGGAGTCAAAATGCGAGCGGTGAGCGGGTATCCAGCGCGGGCCAGCATCACCGTGTCGGGAGGCATCGGGTGAGATTCAAGCTTGAGCGCGCCGCCTCGGTCCACATCCCGGCTGTTCCCAACACGGCAGTGGAGGAAGCGCCCCGTACGGTCGCACACCAACTCAAGATGGAGCCAAGAAGCGGGGCGTTCTTCTGTCTTCTTCGTTCTCTTCACCTCTGGCTCGGCGCTGTCTTTTCTGGGTGGCAGCCGGATGGGAATGCGGGTGTGCCCCAAAACTCCCAACACCCGAGGGATGCGCTGGCCTTCTCCCGCCCGCTTGTTGTCCTGTCCCAGCACTCCGGAGAGAGGGAAGAGGACTGCCTCTGCCTCATCGCCTGTGAAGGAAACATTCATAATCCTTATCAAGATGCCACTTTTTGACATCATAACCAGAATGGAATGGGTGAGACCAAGTGCCAATAGTACGGTACACCTGACACACAGTTGCAGCAATATCCCACTTCATCAGGTTCAGTATATTAGGCACCGGCGGGGGAAATCACAGAtctttcaaatgaaattgtCCACAATCTGAGGTACTATCAAGGGGCGGACTGGGGTGTGAAAGTGAAGACCTAAAACTCACTTTTAGGGTAATATCTCAGGGGGGGGATTTGTCAATTTAGAATTACAGCTCATGACACTTCTGCTCACAACGTTATGGCTCTGGACATTACTAATCAGGATGTTACAGTTTGCGACGTTACAACTCTCGATGTTACGCTCAGGACGTTACAGTACGTGACATTGCAGCCAGTGCCGTTGCGGCGCGCTGCGTTACAGCTCAGGAAGTTGCAACTCGTGACATTACGGCCTCACAACGTTACAGTTTAAAACCTTACCTAATGGCCAGCGAATGTGCTCGCCCCGCAGTGTGTTGACGCTCTGGCAGAATAAGAAGAATATGCGATGGATGTTGCCTTTCTCTAGGCGATACAAGCGGGACAAAGCACGGTAGCTGACAGGGTGGGACAGCAGCGCGAGGCACAGCGGGACCGTCTGGGACAACGAGAGGCGGGCACGACCGGCCACGCGGCTTCGGAATTGGGAGTCCCGCAGGAGAGCAGTCACGTACTGAGTGAGGACAGATCATGTTGATAAAACGGTGATGTCATCACTTCGCGACAGTATACGGGGTTTGCTATATTTGCCGTAAATGACAAATGCGCTCACCTTGACTGCCTCCTCGTCCTCCCGCCCCTTTTCTGCCGCTTGCTCTCCGGTGCTGGTGGCTGTAGTAGCTGCGTCATTCCTTGGCGGAGGTTCACTGGTTTCTTTGACTTTGTGGATCAGGTCCGCTTCGAGCACGAGCTCCACGGCCTGGTCCAGTCGCCGGTCGAGCTCGGCGGCGGACAGAGGCTGCCACTCCCGCTCCAGCAGGTCAAAGACGGTCCTCCCTGCCGATAAAATGCAGCCGTCCACGTCCATGTGCTCGAATAACGTTGGACTTCCGAGCAAAAGTTCAATAATGTAGCGAGGCCCCTTTGAGAGGCCCCCGTGTCGGTCCTGTTAGCCAAGTCGTTAAATGCTAACAGGTGCGGCGTTCGCGGAAGAGCTATAGTGTTGGAATTATTATCATCGTAGGTAATCGCAGGCCGTTGTGTATTCACATTGGACTGTGGCGTGTTCCAAGAACTTTTCAGGAAAGTAGCCTGAGTCACATGAGCCTAATTATGTTAAAATGAGATGGCGGAAACTTTTGAGTATTGTATTGTCGAAGAGAACACTGGGGtgtggtgcgttcagggacgTTTCAGTAACAAGTCAAATCTAGTTGGGATAAGTCTGGTAGGTAGGTAAACGATAAAAAGTGCGTTCGCAGAGAGCCGAGTGTAGGAAAGGAAAAGAGTACTATTATAAGAAACACCAGGACTGTGGTGTGTTCAGAGACCTTTTAGTAACATCGTATCTTTTGGTTAGTTAAGACAAATTGGTGATTCAGTGCAGGCTCCAAGAGGAAAACTGACgttttgcaaaacaaacacagcTTAAAGACGTGACACTCAAGTTTAATGTTGAATCAATTCCAATTTTTGACAGTGGCCCAAAGTTAACTCCttgcaaatgcttttttttttctttctttttttaaatctcgtTGTTGCTGTGGATGTATCCATCGTAAATATTTATAAGTCTCACTTTTCGTTTTCGTGTCTCGTTTTTAAtttgagaggggggaaaaatctGCATGAATGTTTAAATAgcatacaaaacaaaaccgGACCTGTTAAGATCGTGGGGTAAACAGTGGGGCTCAAATGGGGAATACAAGCATACATTTATTTAGtcttaaacatttgtttgttgggCTTAAAATGATCAATAGTTGAAGGAAATTAtcaccattcatttgtttttaattatccGGGGCAAAGAAAGGAGTGAAATGTGACTAATTGTTTAATCAATATAAATGTTACTAATAGTTTAATACAAACAAAAGCATAAAAAGGTCTCTCCTGCTCAATGCCGTCATTGAAGccagtaaagtaaaaaaaaaaaaaaaaaaaaaaaaaaacagtaaagtaAGGCATCTTAACAACAGCTTAATAAAAGAGACTCAATTAAATAAGAGGTACAATGCTTGGTGTTGAGCAGGTGACAGTGTTGCGACCAGTCTGGGCTGTAACAATGTGTTCTAGCATGCACACAAACGCACTGCTCGCTTGCTCGCTCACATAACAGCAACCCGTGTTTTGCTTCTGTCAAGCTGGAGATCTCGTCGTCCGCTTCCCCAAATTCTCCCCGCCCCCGGATTCCCCCCGTGCCCCCCTCCCTCACTGAACGGCCTGTTCGTTGGCTGTGCTGCCCGAGTCCTGTGGCTTCATGACGTCCGGGAGCTCCGGGGGGGTAGAGAAGGGCTCCATCCTCAGCTGCTCGAATGAATCATCTGCGGGGAAGACAAGTCGGGAATTTGAGACcgccacacacatacacacacacaatcttccgtgacagaatataaaaaaacaaaaaaagttcattttaccACTGAGCCTGAAAGCTAAGCCCACGGTGCCGGGCGACTGAGGCCGCGCCGTCTGGTTGGTGAAGCCACAGTTTCCGAGCGTCTGAGTGTCATCCAGTTCCATGTCGTCCTGAACACCACCACAAATCAAGTCACTGGAGCAGTAAGTTTGTGAATAAAGCCCCAGTGCAAAAGGTACACTGGTGCCTTGATTTAGAAGTTTAACTTGTTCCGTGGCTACGCTCGTAGCCACGGAACAACAAGCTGCAAAAGGTGAGGAaagcaaaaacaatgaaaaagatTTAGTGAAAGTGaacaattatttttacaatttcaaaatggTCTCTTTACATCACGTTTATCATGGGTGCGTCTGGAACGTAGATCCCGCTagtgtgggggttcactgtattgaaATATTAAAAGTATTCCATAGTCTAAACAATCATATTGCATTCTTATGTTGGTCCATTATGTGTAAACACAAATTACCAAAGAATGAAAGCCTTTCTTCGATCTTGGTCAGCTTACCTTGTAGAGCCTCTGGTCCTCGGGTGGCCTCTTTAGGATGCCCTCCACGATGCGCTTCAGCTCGTACACAGACGTGGACTCTTTGGCGTCAGTGAAGATGGTCGTCTTCTGACGCCGGATCATTAAGAACACATCCTGCCGAACAAGATTTTCACgcatattttgctttttatttgtctttctcGTGATGCTACCACAAAGTTACTACTGACAACGACAGAAAACTGAGCTTAAGGCGGCAAAGCGAGGAATACAATTTGACAAATACGCCATGCAAATGTTCATTTAAATACACTTGCAATAGCTTGGAAACAGCAGCAGGTTCCAGTATCGCACCACAAACACATTCCTGTTACCTCTCCATTCTATCAAAGGGTGAATAATTTACTTTAGTTTGAAGATCGATATCCTTTACTGAAccctttttattgtaatttttttttttttttactgttacgCTTTGGAATATTAAAACAGctgtaaagttaaaaaaattactAAGGCGACGTAGTCATTATACAATGACAGTTTTTGATTTAATAATATTAAAGTGTCAATATTACACTAAGCAGTAAATCGCAAGCCATTTACATCATCACATATGAATTTTAACATACATAAAACGGCATACGGCCTTGAGGAGTGACACTTAGCATCTCAAAGCGGTATATGCTAGCAGGATGCCAAATTTTAATGCTTTAGCTTGTAGCCTATAAGCTAACAGACGCGGTTACAGTATGGTGTGACATTACAGAACGTGACTAAAAACACTCAAAGGGCGGTTTGACCAAAATTATATGCCGTTTGTAGAGGTTTcatggcccaaaaaaaacattatttaaccACAAGCTAACTTAGTGGCTTAGCTAAACGGTGAAGGGTTGAGCAACTTTACTTATATTTTACAGTGATTGCAAATTTCCACGTCAGAATGACTTAAACACTGACTTTAAAGTTTGTCAAGCATTTAAGATGACAACACtaattcactttacatttaATGACAACATatcatgaaatatgaattcaagcATAACCGTTGATTCACAAGACGAGCAATTAACGTCgtcacaatacattttaatgtacaaaaaaacGGTGAAATTTGCCTTAAAAGGTGAAACTAAGCGTTAAAGGTTATTTCGAAGTTATAACTAATTAGCCTAGCATGAACTTGCTAACGCCGTGTCCTCGACAACTCGGTAGTCAAAACTTGACCAACGGCAGCTGTTATATCGTATAACATTAAGGAACGTGACTCTGACAGCACTCAAATGCGCTTAGGTTAGAAAAATAGCTTGGAGATGCTTCGTGGCCCAAAAAACGTCAGTGGGGAATCGTGTCGAGCTAAATTGCTATTGCTTCACCCAACGttaacacacatacagacagccAAGTTTAAAGAGCCATTTATCTCAAGATCCTTTTTCAAACTGCTCACCCCAGCGTTATGTGGCGTTTAATGGCTAGTAGGCCAatcatgttatttaaaaaataatgtttgttttaaagaaagagGTTATTTAACTACCAACTTGAGCTAGTTGTTTTTCCAAGTCTCGGGCTAGTCAATTATTACATTTGGACCCTCATCCAAAAACGGCTTTATACGCCAGGACACTTGTCACTTTTATGAGGTATTATCACCGCCGAGTGGTTTATCAATAAAGCCACGTCGAATATTGTTCACTGTTGAAAAGCTATCAGCCAGTTAGCTAAAACAAAGCCAGTCTTATGGACGTCAGCTTGTTGGTGACACACTCGCTTCCTCTTTGgtgtgattttaaaaacaaacagaaaaacattcacCCCCTGACCAAAACAGTTTTTGTGTTGTCGTCAAAGCGATATAACGTGAtcggtgtgtttttttttacactcaccATGTCTTGCGGTCGATTggagagttgaaaaaaaaaaaaaagaaaggggggaaaaaacgccTCAACTGCACAGCGACAGCTGATGTGGCGTTCAGATGCTAAACTCGACTGTCGGAAACTCGACTGTCCAACTTCGCCGCGGGCCTTCTTCGTTCTTCTCGTAGGAACGTCTACGACATTTACGGACGTCAAACTGTAATCATACTGCTACGCGTTAACGACTTATACTAACTTGGAGTTGCGTGTAGAAACGCGAGCTCGTACATCGTCCGCCTCCACTTGAACGCATCCCGCGCAATCATGGACAAATTACCGTATGCGTCCTTCGTAGTGGCTTCGTCAGTCGTGCGccttttcttttgttgtcaATTTGTGTCACGTATGTAAACGTAAACGCCTTTTACGTGTTTACGCTCATTCTGTGCTTTTTGAAAACATCACTTTTCTACATTTACATGCCCTGACGCGGTTTCAATTTCAAGCATGCAGTTTTAACTACAGCCAGCAGATGACAGCAAATGTACAGTTTACTGTCCACTATGAAGCTGTgctattttatttatcattttaccTTGAATAACCATAACGCCACTTGTTCAGcattcaagtttttattttttataacaaTGACCAATACCAGACACCAGTGAGTTTATGGTTTAATGAAAAGGACTCAAATTTGTGTGATGGTTGACGCTCCATATTGCACCAGGAAAGCACTTTCTTGGATCTGCGTGTCTGTGTACTAGGAGACAAGAGCgacattttaaaatcagtttAAAACAAAGCTTACATATGAAAACTCACGTGCAGTCTTAATGGAGAGTGGACGAGTTCAGAATCCTGGCAGCAGAGAAGCGCAAAGGGCCTCTCCTTAGTGTGGGAATGTTCTTGGAAGCATAGGGCGAACACTTTAGCGGGAAGGAAGACGTCCCAGTCAGCCGCGTGCTCATCCACCAGGTCACTCACCATCCTGGGAGCCAACACAGTGCAAGCAGTCTTTTTCTCCTCCCTCTGTAAAATAGCTATTGTTTTACCTCAAATAATTATCCCCTTCCCCCACAGTAAAATGGCCTTACCCCAAATGAGCAGGTCCTTTTGTTcgtcaggaaaaacaaaaaaattattcatatgCCTCACCTTTCCCCTCTCCTCAAATAAACACCTACCCCAAGTAAAAAAGTCATTGCTCAcctcaaataaacaacaaatccctcctttttaagtaaaaaaaaaaactaccatcTAAAATAGACACATAATTTATTCCTCAAAAAAGTGCCtcacttaaaagaaaaaagtaattattcctccctcagtaaaaaaaaaaaaaaacatctcaaattCATGCACTTTTCCCTCAGCAAAGAGAAAATATGCCCCACCTTGAATACAGACCACCTTTCACCCCTCAGAAAAAATACATCACCGCAAATAAATGCCCTTCTTAccacgtgtaaaaaaaaaaaaaaaaatgcatcgcaAATAATTTTGCCCTTCAGTAAAAATCCCTGCAACATTTTAccgtcagaaaaataaatgtaaaaaataaaccttaAATAAGCAAGTACCTTTTCTCTCCACAGATGTTTCCTTTCGCcgctcagtaaaaaaaataaaaataatgcctCACCTCACACAAGTATTTTTtactcaataaaaaaagaaatgccatGAACCAGTATTTTTCCTTGGTAAGAAAATTAATCCCGACCTCAAATAAGTCAATTTTCTCACTCACTAATGCCCTTGTACACTCTGCAAAATATAAATACCTCActttaaataaagtaatttttttgcacttgcaccatcagtgggaaaaaaatggctcaccttaaaaaacaacaacaacacacacacacacacacacacacacacacacacacacacacacagggagggaaaataaaataaaattacaggtGGTTAAAGAATCATGCATCACCATGGACATCATTACCTTTGATGATACTGGTAATGTATCACAATATCTCATGAGATTGTGTACTTAATATTGTGGCCTGTTCACAGATACAGACCTGTCAATCATGTGCTGAGTGTTCAGATCAACGGCGCCGGTGTGCGGATGCTGAACCACGAGCGACACGTCGGTCGTCAGCTGTCTGGCGAGTTCTTGATTGATCTGACGCCATGCAGCAAGTCTTTACACGTTCAAGATGTCACGCTTTTACATCACTCACCTGGACGACGGCGTCGCGGGGCAGCCTGGAGAGGATCCGCAGCGGTAAGCCGAAGTGGCAGACGGCATCGCCGATGTGCTTGGCGACGTGCATGGGCAGATAGGACGGCACGGCTGCCGCCTCAACCCACTTGGAGTAGTAGTCGCTCAGCGTCACCACGTACTTGTGCCCGTTGTGCGTCGGAGGGAGAGGACCCCGCACATCCAAGCCCAGCCACTGCCACGCTGCAGTCACCTGATGCCACCCAATCACAgtcatttatattaaaaaaaagggatgATATGATACAGCAACTagtggaaagaaagaaaaaaaaaaaaaaaaaaaactcacctcaaTCACCTTTTCAGGATCTAGGCCATGTATCTATGGAAGAGATATCAAAACATCtgttaaaatataacaaatgttTTGTGAATATCCTCATCTAGGTCATCGTATTCTCAGGCCATTGAATCGCCCTATCGATTACGTCAATCGAGTACTAACCAATTAAATGCCATGGGAATAGTTAAAATGTATGTGAAGAAAGACCTCTACCAAGGCTTTTTGTCAATTGAAGAAAAGTTGCACACAAACCTCCTCAGCGGAGGTCATCACATCTGTGTCGGGTGCCCACTGAACATCCTGTTGGTGaacacaataaatacagtacttgtAAAACCAGAGTAGTATGAATAGTAGTAAAATTAGATGAAGAAAATAAGTAGAAgtggtagtggtggtggtggtggtggtagtagtagtagggaAGGTAATAGTAGTAATATTAATAGTACTTCTCTCATAGACTTCATCATTGTGACAATAAGAGGTAATGAGAAGTGTTCGGAGGAGCGTGAtgacatcgtcatcatcatcatcatcatgtgtaGTGACCTGCTGGGCGCAATAATCTCCATGGAAAAAGTGCGGCAAGGATGTGATCTTGACGAGGCTTTGGTCCATGACGATCCTCCACCTGAGCACTTTGTCTTCCAGCTCCACCTCCGCGTCGGCATGCGCTAGCTCTTCTTCGTCCGCGATCACGGTCGCCGAGGGCGCAGCCAAACTCGTCTGCGAAGCAACGGTGCTCACTTGCTGCCACATTCCAGACAAGGAAAAACGTTTAATCCCAGTCCGTGACCAGTCACTTTCACGACTGCCACAATTGATGAGGTAGCAGTAAATCtcaccttttttcttcttcctcttggagTGCTGTCTGTCTGCAATGAGATGAGTGacagtaatatttttattttttttaattacttcacTCTACAATCAAACACACGAACCATTTTACCTGATTTACACTTTGATGGTCGGATTTGGCATTTATGTCATGTAGCATGATGACATAAATTCTATTACACTAGCCCCccgctattcgcgggggataggCCCAGACTGCGAATAATGTCAATTCCCAGATAACTGACAGCCATTAtaatccgctatatgcggaatgtcacgtgaccaaacccagaaaacaggatagctga
This Phycodurus eques isolate BA_2022a chromosome 16, UOR_Pequ_1.1, whole genome shotgun sequence DNA region includes the following protein-coding sequences:
- the LOC133414804 gene encoding uncharacterized protein LOC133414804 — encoded protein: MDVDGCILSAGRTVFDLLEREWQPLSAAELDRRLDQAVELVLEADLIHKVKETSEPPPRNDAATTATSTGEQAAEKGREDEEAVKYVTALLRDSQFRSRVAGRARLSLSQTVPLCLALLSHPVSYRALSRLYRLEKGNIHRIFFLFCQSVNTLRGEHIRWPLGDEAEAVLFPLSGVLGQDNKRAGEGQRIPRVLGVLGHTRIPIRLPPRKDSAEPEVKRTKKTEERPASWLHLELVCDRTGRFLHCRVGNSRDVDRGGALKLESHPMPPDTVMLARAGYPLTARILTPYPGGGGMREERFNATLEPHFGILDRAVASLTGRFQRLRQLDVGNSSRARAVVLSACVLHNMLMAVGHVPHGEVKEAGDFSHEGEGEEDEAGVLLRDAVLEMLHSGNL
- the LOC133414805 gene encoding elongin-B-like, with product MDVFLMIRRQKTTIFTDAKESTSVYELKRIVEGILKRPPEDQRLYKDDMELDDTQTLGNCGFTNQTARPQSPGTVGLAFRLSDDSFEQLRMEPFSTPPELPDVMKPQDSGSTANEQAVQ
- the rusf1 gene encoding RUS1 family protein C16orf58 homolog isoform X4 — encoded protein: MGRYKCAYECESSDDADEKYFKFPLCNERRLKKWLANMKWKDWTPSRFSVLCSKHFEEQHLDRTGKCVQLREDAVPTIFLPQDEASKTKTDSTPRGRRKKQVSTVASQTSLAAPSATVIADEEELAHADAEVELEDKVLRWRIVMDQSLVKITSLPHFFHGDYCAQQDVQWAPDTDVMTSAEEIHGLDPEKVIEVTAAWQWLGLDVRGPLPPTHNGHKYVVTLSDYYSKWVEAAAVPSYLPMHVAKHIGDAVCHFGLPLRILSRLPRDAVVQINQELARQLTTDVSLVVQHPHTGAVDLNTQHMIDRMVSDLVDEHAADWDVFLPAKVFALCFQEHSHTKERPFALLCCQDSELVHSPLRLHYTDTQIQESAFLVQYGASTITQI